In a single window of the Mesorhizobium shangrilense genome:
- a CDS encoding GNAT family N-acetyltransferase yields the protein MEAQEGTETVPVTVTFLEMSAPPAHYPPLPHNRQIALLRARKVPTHFYRYLADRVGRKWHWVNILRCSEEELEASLWKPDRDIRVLYLDGAPAGFFDIKPHLPATAEIAYFGMMEHAMGQGLGRWFLGAAIEAAWAQGPSTVTVQTCTMDHPAALPLYQKMGFSPVGQKQEIVKLMTFAERSESVMR from the coding sequence ATGGAGGCCCAAGAAGGCACGGAAACCGTCCCCGTCACGGTGACCTTCCTGGAGATGTCCGCCCCGCCGGCGCACTATCCGCCACTCCCGCACAACCGGCAGATCGCACTGCTGCGAGCGCGAAAGGTGCCGACCCACTTCTACCGCTATCTCGCCGATCGGGTTGGGCGCAAATGGCATTGGGTCAACATCCTGCGCTGCAGCGAGGAGGAACTGGAAGCTTCCCTGTGGAAGCCCGATCGCGATATACGCGTGCTTTATCTCGATGGTGCGCCCGCAGGGTTCTTCGACATCAAGCCGCATTTGCCGGCAACGGCGGAGATCGCCTATTTCGGCATGATGGAGCACGCGATGGGGCAGGGGCTCGGCCGCTGGTTCCTGGGCGCGGCGATCGAGGCGGCGTGGGCGCAGGGTCCGAGCACCGTGACCGTCCAGACCTGCACCATGGATCATCCGGCCGCACTTCCGCTCTACCAGAAAATGGGCTTTTCGCCGGTCGGCCAGAAGCAGGAGATCGTCAAGCTCATGACTTTTGCCGAACGCTCGGAAAGCGTCATGCGCTGA
- a CDS encoding OmpA family protein: MPKSSFLAAAMAAMLALPGQAAAQSMPSASQIERSLEAAPRERIRPEQRTTVRELKRRPELRRAAPSIDIQAINFAFGSDEIPDSQYNKVENIATAMERILRRKRGEVFLIEGHTDAVGSFAANQRLSEERAASLKRVLVREFGIPRRALETVGYGEEYLLVPTQNENWRNRRVTLRRITDVVRPY, encoded by the coding sequence ATGCCGAAATCATCATTCCTTGCGGCGGCAATGGCTGCGATGCTTGCCCTGCCGGGGCAGGCGGCGGCGCAATCCATGCCCTCGGCATCCCAGATCGAGCGCTCGCTGGAGGCCGCACCGCGCGAAAGGATCCGGCCAGAACAGCGGACCACGGTGCGCGAGTTGAAGCGAAGGCCCGAACTGCGGCGGGCCGCTCCCTCGATCGATATCCAGGCTATCAACTTCGCCTTCGGTTCGGACGAAATCCCTGACTCGCAATACAACAAGGTCGAGAACATCGCGACGGCGATGGAGCGAATCCTGCGCCGCAAGCGCGGCGAGGTCTTCCTGATCGAGGGCCACACGGACGCCGTGGGCTCGTTCGCCGCCAACCAGCGTCTGTCCGAAGAGCGCGCCGCCTCCCTGAAGCGCGTGCTGGTGCGCGAGTTCGGCATTCCGCGCCGCGCGCTGGAGACGGTCGGCTATGGCGAGGAGTATCTGCTGGTGCCGACGCAGAACGAGAACTGGCGCAACCGTCGCGTCACCCTGCGGCGCATCACGGACGTCGTCCGGCCCTACTGA